In Candidatus Omnitrophota bacterium, a genomic segment contains:
- a CDS encoding ParB/RepB/Spo0J family partition protein, with translation MDLKLEYISLTGTNPRKHVNEEKFKELVESIKRRGVLEPVLVRPKKGIPHRFELVCGERRFKAAKEAKLTVIPAIEQEFSDSEVIELQLIENIQRDDLTPIEEATGFKQLIDICKLKQEALAAKIGKSQSYIALRLALLDIPQDLMAFLENGTLLPGHAKYLLIFKNAGKKIIDNLVTRLKEQIKQYGDITVRQFDDMSKDVIRRHTKPLYKSQYGGDDPKFDLTPCEKCGLNRLVDIGWEGKKKRCFNPDCWKEKQGVKVKEESTRIKKAIDSGRVVKEDALPKDCQDLRHARFDIKACVKCANRKVALVKDQYGSGNKKVKKELCLDKECFEQKNKAHEEAEQKKAEQEKLKNIERIKAKAAKAKMDRAFFAGILAKEFGRGYHDEEVDAAIFAYKLAPKKVESKKSALEYFMGNKSLGLEEIFRFLIFWED, from the coding sequence ATGGATCTAAAGCTTGAATATATTAGTTTAACCGGAACAAATCCAAGGAAGCATGTCAATGAGGAAAAATTCAAGGAACTGGTAGAGTCTATAAAACGCCGCGGGGTCCTTGAGCCAGTTCTTGTGCGCCCCAAAAAGGGCATACCTCACCGCTTTGAGCTTGTCTGCGGGGAGCGGCGCTTCAAGGCGGCAAAAGAGGCTAAGCTGACCGTTATCCCGGCAATAGAACAGGAATTTAGCGATTCCGAAGTCATCGAATTGCAGCTTATCGAAAACATCCAACGCGATGACTTAACGCCCATAGAAGAGGCAACTGGATTTAAGCAGCTTATTGATATCTGCAAACTAAAGCAGGAAGCCCTTGCCGCCAAGATAGGCAAGAGCCAAAGTTATATCGCTTTGCGCCTTGCGCTTTTGGACATCCCGCAGGACTTAATGGCCTTTCTTGAGAATGGCACCCTGCTTCCCGGGCACGCGAAATACCTGCTTATCTTTAAGAATGCCGGCAAGAAGATCATTGATAACCTGGTTACCCGGCTTAAGGAGCAGATAAAACAATACGGGGATATCACGGTGCGCCAGTTTGACGACATGTCCAAGGACGTCATCCGCAGGCATACCAAGCCATTATATAAAAGCCAGTATGGCGGAGACGATCCCAAATTCGATTTAACTCCCTGCGAAAAATGCGGCCTTAACCGCCTGGTAGATATAGGCTGGGAAGGCAAGAAAAAGCGCTGCTTTAATCCGGATTGCTGGAAAGAGAAACAGGGCGTTAAGGTTAAAGAAGAGAGCACGCGCATAAAAAAGGCTATTGATTCCGGCAGGGTAGTTAAAGAAGACGCGCTCCCCAAAGACTGTCAGGATTTAAGGCATGCCCGCTTTGATATCAAGGCCTGCGTTAAATGCGCTAATCGCAAAGTCGCCCTGGTTAAGGATCAATATGGCAGCGGAAACAAAAAGGTAAAAAAAGAGCTCTGCCTGGATAAGGAGTGTTTTGAGCAAAAGAATAAGGCGCACGAAGAGGCTGAGCAGAAAAAAGCCGAACAAGAAAAGCTTAAAAATATCGAACGAATAAAGGCCAAGGCCGCCAAGGCTAAAATGGACCGCGCCTTCTTCGCCGGTATCCTCGCTAAAGAATTTGGCAGGGGATATCATGATGAAGAAGTTGATGCGGCTATTTTTGCATATAAGCTCGCGCCCAAAAAGGTAGAAAGCAAAAAATCGGCCCTGGAATATTTCATGGGAAATAAATCGCTCGGTCTCGAGGAGATATTCCGTTTCCTGATTTTTTGGGAGGATTAA